The following proteins come from a genomic window of Echinimonas agarilytica:
- a CDS encoding cytochrome ubiquinol oxidase subunit I yields MINETLVELSRFQFAFTAMYHFIFVPLTLGLAFLLAIMESVYVMTGKKIYKEMTQFWGKLFGINFAIGVATGITMEFQFGMNWAYYSHYVGDVFGAPLAIEGLMAFFLESTFVGLFFFGWDRLSKVKHLMVTWLVAIGSNFSALWILIANGWMQNPLGAEFNPDTMRMEMSSFSELIFNPVAQVKFVHTVSAGYVTGAMFVLAISSYYLLKNKNVAFARRSFAIAACFGLASSISVIVLGDESGYEMGDVQQVKLAAVEAEWHTEPAPAAFTLFGIPNSAEERTDYAVKIPYLMGIIATRSLDETVTGLIDLKAMNREKIIAGSEAHALLQKRQDGGLSAAEQQRFDEISEHLGYGLLLEPFAQDIHNPTAAELDAATDYSIPSVGPMFWSFRIMVASGFFMLLVFGYAFIISTRHQVAKPRWFLKVALWSLPLPWIACEAGWFVAEYGRQPWAIAEILPIHTAVSNLSITDIVLTLIAIGVFYTIMFIIAFSLMMKYARKGPQHDGDTSRESSPQKPLTAGAES; encoded by the coding sequence GTGATTAACGAAACACTCGTCGAGCTGTCGCGATTCCAATTCGCGTTCACAGCCATGTACCACTTTATTTTTGTACCGCTCACGTTAGGTCTTGCATTTTTACTTGCCATCATGGAATCGGTTTACGTCATGACCGGCAAGAAAATTTACAAGGAAATGACCCAGTTCTGGGGCAAACTTTTCGGTATCAACTTTGCCATTGGTGTGGCCACTGGGATCACCATGGAGTTCCAGTTCGGTATGAATTGGGCCTATTATTCACACTATGTAGGTGATGTCTTCGGCGCTCCGCTCGCCATTGAAGGTCTGATGGCCTTTTTCCTTGAATCAACATTCGTCGGGTTATTCTTTTTTGGCTGGGATCGCTTATCTAAAGTGAAGCACTTGATGGTGACTTGGCTTGTAGCAATTGGCAGCAACTTCTCAGCACTATGGATTTTGATTGCCAACGGCTGGATGCAAAATCCACTCGGAGCAGAATTTAACCCCGACACCATGCGAATGGAAATGAGCAGCTTTTCAGAACTCATTTTTAACCCCGTCGCACAGGTAAAATTTGTTCATACCGTGTCTGCTGGATACGTCACGGGCGCTATGTTTGTGCTCGCTATTTCATCTTATTACTTACTGAAAAATAAAAATGTGGCGTTTGCTCGCCGGTCATTTGCGATTGCAGCCTGCTTTGGTTTGGCGTCGAGCATTTCGGTCATCGTATTAGGTGATGAAAGTGGCTACGAAATGGGCGATGTTCAGCAGGTGAAACTCGCAGCCGTTGAAGCAGAATGGCATACCGAACCCGCGCCCGCCGCATTTACTTTATTCGGGATTCCAAATTCAGCCGAAGAACGAACCGACTATGCAGTGAAAATCCCCTATTTGATGGGGATTATCGCAACTCGTTCGTTGGATGAAACAGTCACAGGTTTAATCGATTTAAAAGCCATGAATCGTGAAAAAATTATTGCAGGCTCTGAAGCCCATGCACTGCTTCAAAAACGTCAAGATGGAGGTTTGTCCGCAGCAGAGCAACAGCGTTTTGATGAAATATCTGAACACTTGGGATACGGCTTGCTGCTAGAACCCTTTGCCCAAGACATTCACAATCCAACCGCGGCTGAACTGGATGCCGCCACTGATTACTCTATTCCCTCGGTGGGTCCCATGTTTTGGAGCTTTCGCATCATGGTCGCATCAGGCTTCTTTATGCTGTTGGTATTCGGTTACGCCTTTATCATTAGCACTCGCCATCAAGTGGCCAAACCAAGGTGGTTCTTAAAAGTTGCCCTGTGGAGCTTGCCACTGCCTTGGATCGCCTGTGAAGCGGGCTGGTTTGTGGCTGAATATGGTCGACAACCGTGGGCGATTGCCGAAATTTTGCCAATACACACGGCGGTCTCTAATTTAAGCATTACAGACATTGTGCTCACGCTTATCGCAATTGGCGTGTTTTATACCATCATGTTTATCATCGCCTTTTCGTTGATGATGAAATATGCCCGCAAAGGACCGCAACATGATGGTGACACAAGCCGAGAATCATCCCCTCAAAAACCACTGACCGCAGGAGCTGAATCATGA
- the cydB gene encoding cytochrome d ubiquinol oxidase subunit II has translation MMDYETLRLVWWCLIGVLLIGFAVTDGFDLGVGALLTLVGRTDNERRIMINTIGPHWDGNQVWFITAGGAIFAAWPIIYATAFSGFYLALMLTLAALWMRPLGFDYRGKIDDPKWRAGWDWALFAGGLVPALIFGVAFGNLLQGVPFEFDTTLKSTYTGSFFGLLNPFAILAGLISVCMLLMHGATWLQLKTEGALYTRSAQVASILGLATAGLFVAAGVWVHVGLDGYVLTSSIDTSGPSNPLNKVVEVGNNSWFNNYGLYPWMMIAPALGILGSIAASTMSLMHRSGWAFVSSSVSIAGIILTAGFSMFPFLMPSTTQLNASLTVWDSTSSEMTLGIMFWVALIFVPIILSYTAWSFWVMRGRIKESHIVENSHSLY, from the coding sequence ATGATGGATTACGAAACACTTCGCCTCGTATGGTGGTGCTTGATTGGCGTACTACTCATTGGCTTTGCCGTGACTGATGGTTTTGATTTGGGAGTGGGAGCACTACTCACATTAGTGGGCCGCACCGACAATGAGCGCCGCATCATGATTAACACCATTGGCCCTCACTGGGACGGCAACCAAGTTTGGTTTATTACTGCAGGTGGCGCAATTTTTGCGGCTTGGCCCATCATTTACGCGACCGCATTTTCTGGTTTTTATCTAGCCTTAATGCTCACGCTCGCAGCACTGTGGATGCGCCCGCTGGGCTTTGACTACCGAGGAAAAATTGACGACCCTAAATGGCGTGCGGGCTGGGATTGGGCACTATTCGCTGGCGGCCTCGTCCCTGCACTTATTTTTGGCGTCGCGTTCGGTAACCTGCTGCAAGGGGTGCCGTTTGAGTTTGATACCACCTTAAAATCAACTTACACAGGTTCATTTTTTGGATTATTGAATCCGTTCGCAATTCTGGCCGGTTTAATTAGTGTCTGTATGTTACTCATGCATGGCGCAACATGGCTGCAACTGAAAACAGAAGGTGCGCTTTACACACGTTCCGCTCAAGTCGCGAGTATTTTAGGGCTCGCCACTGCTGGATTATTTGTGGCGGCAGGAGTCTGGGTTCATGTTGGACTTGATGGCTACGTGCTCACCTCAAGCATCGACACGTCTGGACCGTCAAACCCACTCAATAAGGTTGTTGAAGTCGGCAACAATAGCTGGTTCAACAATTATGGACTCTACCCGTGGATGATGATCGCGCCTGCTTTGGGTATTTTGGGCTCGATTGCAGCCAGCACAATGTCTTTAATGCATCGCTCGGGCTGGGCATTTGTCAGCAGTTCGGTCTCCATTGCCGGTATTATTTTAACCGCAGGGTTCTCAATGTTCCCATTCTTGATGCCTAGCACTACTCAGCTCAACGCCTCGCTCACGGTCTGGGATTCGACCTCCAGTGAAATGACATTGGGAATTATGTTTTGGGTGGCGCTGATCTTCGTGCCTATTATTTTGAGCTACACCGCATGGAGTTTCTGGGTCATGCGTGGACGCATTAAAGAGTCTCATATTGTCGAAAACAGCCATTCGCTGTATTAA
- a CDS encoding NADP-dependent oxidoreductase yields MRNFQRIDLTAFGGVDHLKLSTIAKPELCHGEVLVKVHYSGLNPIDVKTRAGLGWAAAQKANALPWSLGYDAAGEVVAVGQGVDCDWIGKPVCGMFGFPLEAGCYSAIRACHINELVSVPVGVHLAQAAALPLAGLTAYQALFEHGKLQSSQSVLVAGASGGVGHIAVQLAKARGCHVVALASAGRRETLLALGADVVLDYAQDWLAQLPNQVDLLVDLVGGDSGAHALQAVHAEGFVVTLPTLSAERIVETANQHDLAATGMLVHPETEQLQEMLQLIAQGSLTIHVQDCYPAKEIGVAHQVLEEGHVAGKLLLNWRS; encoded by the coding sequence ATGCGTAATTTTCAAAGGATAGATCTAACAGCTTTTGGCGGAGTTGACCATCTGAAGCTTAGTACGATTGCCAAGCCAGAGCTTTGCCACGGAGAAGTCCTGGTGAAGGTACACTATTCAGGGCTTAATCCGATCGATGTGAAAACCCGTGCAGGACTAGGTTGGGCGGCAGCACAAAAAGCCAATGCATTGCCTTGGTCTCTCGGCTATGACGCCGCCGGAGAAGTAGTGGCGGTGGGGCAGGGCGTAGATTGTGATTGGATCGGCAAACCCGTCTGCGGCATGTTCGGGTTTCCGCTAGAGGCGGGATGTTACAGTGCTATTCGAGCCTGTCATATCAATGAACTCGTTTCGGTGCCTGTCGGAGTGCATCTTGCACAAGCTGCAGCATTACCCTTGGCTGGACTCACCGCTTACCAAGCATTGTTTGAGCATGGCAAATTACAAAGCTCACAGTCTGTGCTTGTTGCTGGCGCGTCCGGTGGTGTAGGGCATATTGCGGTGCAGTTGGCGAAAGCCCGAGGCTGCCATGTGGTGGCGCTTGCATCCGCGGGACGCAGAGAAACCTTGTTGGCGCTGGGGGCTGATGTGGTGCTCGACTATGCACAAGACTGGCTGGCTCAGTTACCCAACCAAGTGGACTTGCTTGTTGACCTAGTCGGCGGTGACAGTGGAGCTCATGCGCTTCAAGCCGTTCATGCAGAAGGTTTTGTTGTGACGCTGCCAACGCTTTCTGCTGAGCGCATCGTAGAAACCGCCAATCAACATGATTTAGCGGCTACCGGAATGCTGGTTCATCCTGAGACTGAACAGTTACAAGAAATGTTACAACTGATCGCACAAGGCTCTCTTACCATTCATGTGCAGGATTGTTACCCTGCCAAAGAGATTGGTGTCGCACATCAAGTGCTTGAAGAAGGTCATGTAGCTGGCAAACTGCTGCTAAATTGGCGTTCGTAA
- a CDS encoding ABC transporter ATP-binding protein/permease produces MAEQNIADKGSHVSPDEERELLGWIKQQGKQFKKRLNILVLLGVMIFAIKVGAMWLLASLLSDIIIARSPLESSAIAPLMLCFVAQSMLVFSKNSYQASTEKRINLHYFATLESELNQQSLALIRQYPIANWQSFFLERIPALASFYTDYQVQKTIASLVPILVTAVVFSISWLIGLILIISAPLIPFFMWIMGMGAATAHRHHFTAIDRLNHMFLDRLRGQQVLYLFDRSSTEYKRFKRASVELKHRTMKVVRIAFMSATVLDFLSTVAMALVAVLVGFSLLGEVRFGSWEQGLDFQHGLFLLLMTPLFFAELKLLGRFYHTKSEAIGAAHELHSIIDSPAHVFDTFDAHLKALKIPKSTIYDRHGESILENQSLRILAGDKVIIQGASGSGKSVMLEALLGLRPIQPRNPDSEFVAFKREDVSWLGQQAVIRADSIRDNLTLGCAFSDDQIWQVLERVDMRNWVAELPGQLHFKLGEKPPISGGQAQRLALARVLLFDKPIVMLDEPTAHLTHDQHLRLSALLQTTLADKTVIWVTHKPVDDAWFSQRWQIDKNACVVPVSNKGRS; encoded by the coding sequence ATGGCAGAACAAAATATAGCTGACAAAGGCTCGCACGTATCACCTGATGAAGAACGTGAATTGCTCGGTTGGATTAAGCAACAAGGCAAACAATTCAAGAAGCGGCTAAATATATTGGTGTTGCTTGGCGTCATGATATTTGCGATTAAAGTAGGCGCAATGTGGCTGCTCGCATCTTTACTGTCCGACATCATCATTGCGCGTAGCCCTTTAGAATCGTCTGCCATTGCTCCATTAATGCTGTGCTTTGTAGCCCAGAGCATGCTGGTATTCAGTAAAAATTCGTACCAAGCGTCTACCGAAAAACGTATCAACCTCCACTACTTTGCAACATTGGAATCCGAGCTTAACCAGCAAAGTTTGGCATTGATTCGGCAATATCCCATTGCGAATTGGCAGTCTTTCTTTTTAGAGCGAATCCCTGCACTCGCCTCTTTTTACACCGACTATCAGGTGCAGAAAACCATTGCTAGCCTAGTTCCCATATTGGTGACTGCGGTGGTCTTTTCAATCAGCTGGCTCATTGGCCTGATTCTCATTATTTCTGCTCCGCTCATTCCTTTTTTTATGTGGATCATGGGGATGGGTGCAGCCACAGCACATCGCCATCATTTTACTGCGATTGACCGCCTCAACCATATGTTTCTAGACCGGCTGAGAGGGCAGCAAGTCTTGTATTTATTTGATCGCTCAAGCACTGAATACAAACGCTTTAAGCGCGCATCTGTGGAGCTCAAACATCGCACCATGAAAGTCGTTCGCATTGCATTTATGTCGGCCACTGTACTGGACTTTCTAAGCACCGTAGCCATGGCGTTGGTTGCGGTTCTAGTCGGCTTCAGCTTACTTGGCGAAGTACGTTTTGGGAGTTGGGAACAAGGCTTGGACTTTCAACACGGACTTTTTTTACTGCTCATGACTCCGCTATTTTTTGCAGAATTAAAATTGCTGGGGCGTTTTTACCACACCAAATCAGAAGCCATTGGAGCCGCCCATGAGCTACATTCCATAATCGATTCTCCTGCGCATGTATTTGATACCTTTGATGCCCATCTCAAGGCGCTCAAAATTCCCAAGTCCACTATTTATGATAGACACGGTGAGTCCATTCTTGAAAATCAATCGTTGCGTATCCTTGCTGGCGATAAAGTCATCATTCAAGGCGCATCAGGCAGTGGGAAGTCAGTCATGCTCGAAGCGCTGTTGGGGCTGCGCCCTATTCAGCCTCGCAATCCAGACTCGGAATTTGTTGCCTTTAAGCGTGAAGATGTAAGTTGGCTGGGACAACAGGCCGTCATTCGAGCCGATTCAATTCGTGACAATCTCACCCTCGGTTGCGCATTTTCCGATGACCAAATTTGGCAGGTGTTAGAACGCGTTGATATGCGTAATTGGGTCGCGGAATTACCCGGCCAGCTTCACTTTAAACTCGGCGAGAAACCGCCTATTTCCGGTGGCCAAGCCCAGCGTTTAGCGCTTGCTCGCGTGCTACTGTTTGATAAACCGATTGTGATGTTGGATGAACCCACAGCCCATTTAACCCACGATCAACACCTCCGATTGAGCGCATTGTTACAAACAACATTGGCCGATAAAACAGTTATTTGGGTCACTCACAAACCCGTGGACGACGCTTGGTTTTCACAACGTTGGCAGATCGATAAAAACGCTTGCGTTGTGCCAGTTTCCAACAAGGGCCGTTCATGA
- a CDS encoding dicarboxylate/amino acid:cation symporter, with protein MKIFSIWFAIPFWQRVLAGFVLGAIAGFVLGDASTALKPLGDIFVNAIRMLIVPLVFCTLIVALTSYSGKNLGKIGVKTVGLFLFTAFIASCLGLFVGTMFDLGAGIELTASESVKYKDIPTVASVLIDIIPRNPIAAMAEGNILQVLFFAILVGISINVVGDKAKTLKDTIHGGAEVMFQITRYVMELTPFGVFGLIAWMVGTFGFDAMLPLAKFVGAIYLACLFHMLVVYGSIVKFIGKTSPIKFFRSIFPAQLVAYSSSSSYGTLPVTTQCVTENLGVSKSYSSFVLPLGATINMDGCGGIYPAIASIFIAQIYGISLDTGDYILIMTTAVLASVGTAGVPGSAMVMLTVTLNVVGLPLEGIAFIAAIDRIIDMMRTTTNITGDAAVALAIAKHQGLMENDIGSESKAFTPNSSKDSL; from the coding sequence ATGAAGATTTTCTCAATCTGGTTTGCAATTCCGTTTTGGCAACGCGTTTTAGCGGGTTTTGTGCTCGGTGCAATTGCTGGCTTTGTTCTGGGAGATGCATCAACCGCCTTAAAACCATTGGGCGATATTTTTGTAAACGCCATTCGCATGTTAATTGTGCCTTTAGTGTTTTGCACCCTCATTGTCGCATTGACGTCATACTCAGGTAAAAATCTTGGAAAAATTGGCGTCAAAACCGTGGGACTGTTTTTATTCACTGCATTCATCGCATCGTGCTTGGGACTGTTTGTCGGCACAATGTTTGATCTGGGGGCAGGAATTGAACTCACCGCTTCTGAAAGTGTGAAATACAAAGACATTCCAACCGTTGCTTCGGTACTCATTGATATCATTCCTCGTAACCCAATTGCTGCGATGGCCGAAGGCAATATTCTTCAAGTGTTGTTTTTTGCAATTCTGGTGGGCATTTCGATCAATGTTGTGGGCGACAAAGCCAAAACGTTGAAAGATACCATTCATGGTGGTGCCGAGGTCATGTTTCAAATTACTCGGTACGTAATGGAGTTAACGCCATTTGGAGTGTTTGGGCTCATTGCGTGGATGGTTGGCACCTTCGGTTTTGATGCAATGCTTCCACTGGCCAAATTTGTTGGTGCGATCTACCTAGCCTGCCTATTTCACATGCTTGTGGTGTATGGAAGTATTGTGAAGTTCATTGGCAAAACCTCACCGATTAAATTTTTCAGATCGATTTTTCCTGCCCAATTGGTCGCTTACTCCTCGTCGTCGAGCTACGGTACGCTACCCGTTACCACTCAGTGCGTGACCGAGAATCTGGGCGTATCAAAATCATATTCCAGTTTTGTATTACCATTAGGAGCTACCATTAATATGGATGGCTGCGGGGGTATTTATCCTGCAATAGCCAGCATTTTCATTGCTCAAATATATGGAATCTCACTCGATACCGGCGACTACATACTAATCATGACCACCGCTGTATTAGCATCGGTGGGTACCGCAGGAGTTCCGGGCTCCGCCATGGTCATGCTTACCGTCACGTTAAATGTGGTTGGACTACCACTTGAAGGTATTGCCTTCATCGCCGCCATCGATCGAATTATCGACATGATGCGCACCACTACGAATATTACCGGCGATGCCGCAGTTGCGTTGGCTATCGCAAAACACCAAGGCTTAATGGAAAACGACATAGGCTCGGAATCCAAAGCGTTCACGCCAAATAGCAGTAAGGATTCGCTATGA
- a CDS encoding ATP-binding cassette domain-containing protein translates to MTSHKVLHGSAIVLAITNAITAIGLLLVSGWFIAACALAGLSMTAILFNYVVPAAVIRFLAISRIASGYGEKAVGHSSLLTRLNQIRLRIFSRQLAEQSPNDLRGEAIEHLDQGAQAHANWWLTVFHPNVSNMAIIVGSTVILGWLAPNTLPIWVAMVALNGVVIIWMWLAHDANTKRFYQGQRAARSELEYHLESASLWPLSTHLASAARWKGRSRTWLQHRFIARIIDAISESFLILSSGLAICVLLILGSSSMHGSALLMLPVMLLLAFPDWFGNSTRSIQPATHARAAKAAMVTTTQNSALESNVGSSYTVYLGTPQGQPNAVFEPPISLHLKRFQWHYDGQQSVRFGKSINGRFNAGQMIWLKGGSGSGKSSLLKAMAGLIQSRGNIAINRESLEHLLPRQRLALIHYVPQMPYILSDTIKQNIVLAQPVHARVSDQQRKETQLIVQAEQLTQALEFAGLTWQPHEIQQWVGEAGRPLSGGEMKRVGLARAFLWDAPIWLLDEPFEGLDTASITHIQTQLQAMKNNRLIIIASHIWPHQSEPDITIDLDD, encoded by the coding sequence ATGACCAGTCACAAAGTACTCCATGGCAGCGCCATTGTTTTGGCCATTACAAATGCCATTACCGCAATTGGCTTGCTGCTGGTTTCCGGCTGGTTTATTGCTGCATGTGCATTGGCCGGCCTGAGCATGACAGCCATTTTATTCAACTATGTGGTGCCCGCTGCGGTGATCCGATTTTTGGCGATTTCGCGCATTGCTTCCGGTTATGGCGAGAAAGCTGTTGGGCATTCATCTTTGCTGACGCGATTAAATCAAATACGCTTGCGCATATTTTCTCGACAACTTGCCGAACAGTCACCGAATGATTTACGTGGTGAGGCTATTGAACATTTAGATCAAGGCGCTCAGGCACACGCTAATTGGTGGCTTACTGTATTCCATCCCAATGTTTCCAACATGGCAATCATCGTCGGATCGACCGTCATACTGGGGTGGCTTGCCCCAAACACGCTGCCAATTTGGGTGGCGATGGTGGCATTGAATGGTGTCGTCATCATTTGGATGTGGCTTGCTCACGATGCAAATACAAAGCGATTTTACCAAGGTCAACGCGCCGCTCGGAGCGAACTTGAATACCATCTTGAAAGTGCTTCTCTCTGGCCTTTAAGCACCCACTTAGCAAGCGCTGCTCGCTGGAAGGGACGCTCGCGAACATGGCTTCAACATCGTTTTATCGCACGTATCATTGATGCTATTTCAGAAAGCTTTTTGATTCTAAGTTCAGGGCTAGCGATATGTGTTCTGCTGATATTGGGTTCTTCATCGATGCATGGCAGTGCACTTTTGATGTTGCCTGTGATGTTGCTGCTGGCCTTTCCCGACTGGTTTGGCAATAGCACTCGCTCAATACAGCCTGCTACGCATGCTCGCGCGGCGAAGGCAGCAATGGTCACAACGACCCAGAACAGCGCATTAGAATCCAATGTCGGATCCTCTTACACTGTTTATCTCGGCACCCCTCAAGGTCAACCGAATGCGGTGTTCGAGCCGCCCATCAGCTTGCATCTCAAACGCTTTCAGTGGCATTACGATGGTCAGCAGTCGGTTCGTTTTGGAAAGTCGATTAACGGCCGGTTCAATGCAGGCCAAATGATCTGGCTCAAAGGCGGTTCCGGCAGCGGCAAAAGCTCGCTGTTGAAGGCTATGGCGGGGCTCATTCAATCTCGGGGTAACATCGCGATTAATAGGGAAAGTTTAGAACATCTTCTCCCGCGGCAACGCTTAGCGTTGATTCATTATGTACCGCAAATGCCCTATATATTGTCGGACACGATTAAGCAAAACATCGTGCTTGCGCAACCCGTCCATGCCCGAGTAAGCGATCAACAACGCAAAGAGACTCAACTCATTGTCCAGGCAGAGCAACTGACTCAAGCGCTTGAATTTGCCGGTTTAACGTGGCAACCCCACGAGATACAACAATGGGTAGGCGAAGCAGGCCGACCTCTATCGGGCGGAGAAATGAAACGAGTCGGATTAGCTCGCGCGTTTTTGTGGGACGCTCCGATTTGGCTATTAGACGAGCCTTTTGAAGGTTTAGATACGGCTTCAATCACACACATACAGACGCAATTACAAGCAATGAAGAACAATCGCTTGATCATTATCGCGTCTCATATTTGGCCCCACCAATCAGAGCCTGATATCACCATCGATTTGGATGACTAG
- the cydX gene encoding cytochrome bd-I oxidase subunit CydX — protein sequence MWYFTWILGVLLACSFGIINALWLESTEDMDRPANDDD from the coding sequence ATGTGGTATTTCACTTGGATTTTAGGTGTGCTGCTGGCTTGTTCGTTTGGCATTATTAACGCACTGTGGCTAGAGTCTACCGAAGATATGGATCGCCCAGCGAATGATGACGATTAA
- a CDS encoding ATP-binding cassette domain-containing protein: protein MLYCDLTLNRQNWRGHYQLSLPELTSLGIVGESGSGKSTLLRCLAGLESTCFGELKIAKKTLQSVHYFAPAEQRQLAFATQSSMLFPHMTVQKLLTLAASKGEVDPTTQTELMGRVGVLSWLHKKPAQLSGGQQQRVAFARTLLQSPALLLMDEPFSALDPINKRDMLEILKDYIETTPTQLIYVSHALEEVAYLCEHMSILADGKVLKTGPTATLMSDSSLSQAYSDLEFGAVVRCFAEQWNQDYQLMRLSIGQSDSCAQQLWMKMDKQLQGKPVFVKVPAQEVIVARRPIVDASIQNSLACQISGVEPGPNQNCLVKMDLDGQGIFAEISNRAQENLKLQQGERVYCHVKAMSLHAR from the coding sequence ATGCTCTACTGCGATTTGACTCTCAACCGCCAGAACTGGCGGGGCCATTACCAACTTTCGCTACCAGAGCTGACGTCGCTGGGTATCGTTGGTGAAAGTGGTAGCGGAAAATCCACATTGCTGCGCTGCCTTGCAGGATTGGAATCCACTTGTTTTGGTGAGCTAAAAATTGCAAAAAAAACGCTGCAAAGTGTCCATTATTTTGCCCCAGCAGAGCAACGCCAGCTTGCCTTTGCGACACAGTCCAGCATGCTGTTTCCGCATATGACGGTACAGAAACTGTTGACGCTGGCTGCATCCAAAGGGGAAGTCGATCCCACGACACAGACTGAATTAATGGGACGTGTTGGCGTGCTCAGTTGGTTACACAAAAAGCCTGCGCAATTGTCTGGCGGTCAACAGCAACGCGTTGCCTTTGCCCGCACCTTACTGCAATCCCCCGCTCTTTTGCTAATGGACGAGCCTTTTTCAGCACTGGACCCGATCAATAAACGCGACATGCTGGAAATACTTAAGGATTACATTGAAACCACGCCTACCCAGCTTATTTATGTCAGCCATGCGTTAGAAGAAGTGGCGTATTTGTGTGAGCACATGTCTATCCTTGCGGATGGCAAGGTACTTAAAACTGGCCCTACAGCGACCTTAATGAGCGACAGTTCATTAAGCCAAGCTTACTCCGACCTTGAATTTGGTGCAGTGGTGAGGTGCTTTGCAGAACAATGGAACCAAGACTATCAACTGATGCGATTGTCTATCGGTCAATCTGACTCGTGCGCTCAACAGCTTTGGATGAAAATGGATAAACAGCTGCAAGGAAAACCGGTATTCGTAAAAGTTCCCGCGCAGGAAGTCATTGTGGCACGCAGGCCTATCGTCGATGCCAGTATTCAAAACTCACTCGCTTGCCAGATCTCGGGGGTTGAGCCAGGACCGAACCAAAACTGCCTAGTTAAAATGGACCTTGACGGGCAGGGTATATTTGCTGAAATTTCTAACCGGGCTCAAGAAAACTTAAAGTTGCAACAAGGCGAACGGGTGTATTGTCACGTTAAAGCCATGAGTCTTCACGCTAGATAG